One stretch of Mesotoga infera DNA includes these proteins:
- a CDS encoding nucleoside triphosphate pyrophosphohydrolase: MKRKYEESEWVKLIETMEKLRSPGGCEWDIAQTHETLRPYLIEEAYEVLDAIDGGNDEELAEELGDILLQVVFHSQIAAERNAFTITDVVRLLIDKLVRRHPHVFSDSKGYSYRQWEELKAKEKGADSTESSSIGKINKALPALSLARRVQENASVVGFDWDKISGPRSKINEEIEELDCAIKGRDKKKIEEEVGDLLFTIANLSRFLDVDPESALRRSTEKFVNRFRDMESHIEKYGLEIESMTIDELNHLWEKAKEGTN; this comes from the coding sequence TTGAAGAGGAAATATGAGGAAAGCGAATGGGTAAAACTCATTGAGACAATGGAGAAATTGAGATCTCCCGGAGGCTGTGAATGGGATATAGCACAAACTCATGAGACGCTCAGACCATATTTGATTGAAGAGGCATATGAGGTGCTTGATGCCATAGATGGCGGAAATGACGAAGAGCTTGCCGAAGAGCTTGGTGATATCCTTCTTCAGGTAGTATTTCATTCACAGATTGCTGCCGAGAGAAATGCCTTCACAATTACGGATGTTGTTAGGCTACTAATAGATAAGCTCGTGAGAAGGCATCCCCATGTCTTTTCCGATTCAAAGGGTTATTCTTATCGCCAGTGGGAAGAACTAAAAGCGAAGGAAAAGGGGGCAGACTCGACTGAAAGTTCCTCTATAGGCAAGATCAACAAGGCACTTCCTGCACTGAGTCTGGCTCGTAGGGTTCAGGAGAATGCTTCGGTCGTAGGTTTTGATTGGGATAAGATAAGCGGCCCACGCAGCAAGATAAACGAAGAGATAGAAGAGCTGGACTGTGCTATAAAGGGAAGGGACAAGAAGAAAATTGAAGAGGAAGTCGGAGATCTTCTCTTTACGATAGCAAATCTATCGAGATTCCTTGATGTAGATCCTGAATCGGCCTTGAGGAGATCAACCGAGAAATTTGTGAACCGTTTTCGAGATATGGAGAGTCATATTGAGAAGTACGGTCTGGAAATTGAAAGCATGACCATAGATGAGCTCAATCACCTGTGGGAAAAAGCGAAGGAGGGTACAAATTGA